The Polyangium mundeleinium genome contains the following window.
GCCGTTTTCCTCGACGACCCGGGAAAAACCAAGCGCGAGGGAAGGGTAATACGAGATGAGGCGGCCGCCGACGAGGGCGACGGTCTCGTACCCGAGGGCGCCGAGGCGGCGCGCAACCGTGTTCGTATCGGGGGAGAGCGGGGCGGCGACGCTGCTGCGGACGGCGAGGTGGACGAGGTCGCGCTCGGGTTTGCCCGTCATGATCCGCGTGACGGCGCCAATCGTGGCCGGCGCGGACGCGTAGGCGTGGCGGAAGACGACGCTCTCGGCCGCGAGCGCGGAAAACGCAGGCATGTGGGTATCGATGACCCCGGCCGGGCCATAAAGGCGATCGGCGCGGAGGGTATCGATGGTGACGAGGAGGATGTCGTCACGCGTCGTGGGGGCATTCGGCGCGGGAGGCTCTGCGACTGCCGGGGTCGTGGGCGGCGGGGCTGTGGCGAGGGTGACGGCGCGCGTGAGCTCGTCGGCGAAAGGCTCGGGGCGAAGGCGCGGCAGCTCGCGCAGGAAGGCCGAGGGCAAGGTGCGGCCCATGCGGAGGAGGTGGTAGCCGCGCGCCGAGGTGCCCGTGATGGATATCGCGGCGACCCAGGCGAGCGCGCCGAGGGAGAGGGCGGCCTGCGCGCGGCGCGAAATGCGGCGGAGGAGCGAGATGCAGGCGAGGCAGGCGACCCCGAACGAGGCGGCGACGAGCGCGACGTACGTCTGCTGCGAATACGGCGCGCGCAAAAAGGAGAGGATCGCGGCAAGCTCGCCCGTGGCAAGGAGGACAGGGAGGGCCCAGCGCCGGGCCGCGAAGAGGGAGAGGGCGAGGTCCACGGCGCGCCGCGCGAGGCCAAACGCGAGGGCAAACGCCGCCGCGGCGAGGAGCACGCCCGCCGCGACGAACACATGCCGCTTGAGCGTGGCCGGCAGCGTGGTGGCGTGGTTCGTCACGGCGATGAGCGTCAAGGACAAACCACCGACGAGGAGGAGCGCGGTGAGCCGATCGACACGCCGGGCGCGCGCCTCGGGGGAATCGGGCGTGGAGGCACCTCTTCGCGCGAGGACGGCCGCGAGGGCGAACGCGGCGCCGCCGAGCAAGCCCGCGCCGAGATAGGCGGCGCCTGCGGCGGCGATCGCGCCCGCGATCTCACGCAAGGGCGCGGGCGGCGTGCGCGAGCGGAGGACGAGCAAGATTGCGTCGGCGAGGGTGGCCCCGAGGCCCCCGGTGGCCCCCGCGGAGAGCGCCGCGAGCAGCGTCCCCCGCGAGGAAGCGTGCGGCGAGGTCACCCGTCGCCGTGGCCGCCCGAGGGCGAACGGGGGATGACCGGAATCCGCACGGTGGCCGGCGTCGGCGTGCGTCCGCTGACCGGACCCCGCAGGCTCGGCGGCGTGCCCGCGCTCTGCGGGATGCCGGTGCTCACCGGCTGCGCGCTGATCGGGCCGCCCTGCTCGCGCCGCTCGATGACCTCGCGCAGCCGCGCCCGCTCGGGCAGGCTCACGATGTCACCGAGAAAGTTCTCGGCCTCACGCACCTCGCGGAACGCGCGGCGCTGCGGGTGGAAGGCGTCGCGGAGGATTCGCTGCATCTGGAGCGAGAGCGTGGGGCTCGCGCTGAGGACCAGGGCCGCGCGGAGCAGGCGCGGCTCGTTCCGCATCGTCGCGACGTACGCCTCCACCATGTCGGGCGGGAAGACGTTCGCGTCGCTCAAATCGACGAAGACGATGTAGCTCCCGAGCACCGACTGGAGCATGGCGTCATGATCACGACGCCAGCCAATGGCTTCTCCCTCACCGACCGGCGACCAGAACCGGACCTCGATCAGCCTGCCGACGTGGCTCTCGATGCTGTACATCGTTGGGAGCAAGCGTAACCGAGGTACGCTTCCCCCTCAAGGCCGGCGTGCCCACGACGGGCCCCGACGAACGGAGCGCGGGGCGCGAGGCATGGGGCCCGGACAGATCCCTGCGCGACAAACCTGCGGGGGTTGTCCCGGCAATACGCTGGATCAGATGCCGTATTGGCGGAGCTTCTTGTGCAGGCCCTCGCGCGTGATGCCGAGGGTCTTGGCGGCGTTCGTCTTGTTGTTGTTGTGATCGCGCAGGGCCTCGAGGAGGAGGTATTTCTCCACGACGTCCATCATGTCCTTGAGCGTGCCGCGCGTGACGCCCGCGCGGTTGACGAGGCCCTCGACCTGGCGGATTCGCGGCGAGAGGAGGTCGGGCGTGGCGAACGCGCCGGGATCGAGCTGGATCACGATGCGCTGGACCTCGTTCTGGAGCTCACGCACGTTGCCGGGCCAGTCGTAGGCCACCATGAGCTCCATCGCCTGCTGGCTGAAGCCGCCCACGTGCTTGCCGAGCTCCTCGGCGTACCGCTGGAGGAAATGCGAGGCGAGCAGCGGAATGTCCTCACGGCGCTCGCGGAGCGGCGGCAGGCGGAGCGGGAACTGGCTCAGGCGATAGTAGAGATCCTCGCGGAAGCGGCCCTTCCGGACCTCTTCTTCGAGGTTTCGGTTCGTCGCGGTCACGATTCGCACGTTGACGTGCTTCGGGGTCGTGGCGCCGACGGGGCGGATCTCGCCCTCCTGCAGCGCGCGCAGGAGCTTCGATTGCAAGGAGAGCGGCGTCTCGGTGATCTCGTCGAGGAAGAGGGTGCCGCCGTCGGCGATCTCGAAGAGGCCCTTCTTGTCCTCGGTCGCGCCCGTGAACGAGCCCTTCTTGTGGCCGAAGAGCTCGCTCTCGAGGAGCGTCTCGGTGAGCGCGGCGCAGTTCTGCGCGACGAAGAGCTTGTCGCGGCGGTTCGAGCCGTAATGGATGCGCGCCGCCATGACCTCCTTGCCCGTGCCGGTCTCGCCTTCGAGCAGGACGGTGACGCGCGTGTTCACGACCTTCTGGATCTGCGTGAGGACACGCTGCATCGGCTCGCTCTGGCCGATGATGACGACGTCCTTGCCGCCGCGGCGCTTCTCCTCGCGGCCCTTCAAGAAGGTGTTCTCCTTCTGCAAGCGCTCCTCGGCCGAGACGAGGCGCTTGATGAGGCGCGCGTTCGCAACGGCGAGCGAGGCGTTGTACGCGAGGACGCCGAGGAGCTCGACGTCGTGCGCGTGGAGCATGCCGGGCGCGCTGCGGTTGTCGATCTGGAGGACGCCGATGATGTCCTCGCCGCGGAAGAGGGGGACGCCGATGGTGCTGCGGATGGAGGCGCCCATGATGGACTCGGTGCGGCCGACGTCGGTGGGCGCGTCGGCGGCGAGCACAGCGGCGCGCTCCTTGACGACCTTGCGATAGACGCTGCGCGCGACGGGCACGGGGCCGCGCGGCGGGCCGCCCGCGCCGTTCGCGAGGCGCACGCGGGTCATGACGGGCACGTAGGCGGCGGCGCCGGGATCCCGGCCGTCTTCGTCGTCGCGCAGGATGACGGTGGCGTGCGTCGCGCTCGGGACGAGGAAGAGCGAGGCGTCGGCGACCTCGATGAGGACCTGATCGAGATCGCTGCCCGCGCCGATGCGCTTCTGCGCGGCGTAGAGCTTCGAGAGCAGGCCGGGATCACGCTCGATCGCCGCGGCGGCGGGGACGATCTCTTCGATCGGCTTGATCTGCACGACGCGGGCTTTGTCGCCGTCGTCGGAGAGGGTGACGCGCAGCGCGGCCACGTTGTCGCCGGTGCCGAGCTCGACGACGTCGCCGGACTCGAGCTCGACGGGCCCGGTCTCGGGCGTCACGCGCTTGCGCTCGTCACTCCGGACGAGCGTCGTGCCGTTCGTCGAGCGCAGGTCGTGCAGCGCGGCGCGATCGGCGCCGACGACGATGCGCGCATGCTCCCCGGAGACGTGCTGGTCTTCGAGCACGACGTCGTTCGATGGAGCGCGCCCGATGCGAACGACCTCCTCGCCGACCTCGAACGTTCGACCCGCAGCGATCCCCTGCGTTACCTCCAGCACGAGCATAAAGCGGCGGGATACTACGCTTGGTTCTACCCGCGCCGAAAACAAAACCCCCGGGCCCGCGAAGAACCGACCCGCGCAAACAAAACCCCGCGGGCTTCGAAAACAAAACCCCCCTCTCCCGGAGGGAGAGGGGGGCAGGGGGGTGTGGGAGTTCCAGTCTACTGGCCGCGCGCGTTCAAGCGGTAGATGACCGTCTTGAAGGGGTTGACCGCGGCGATCTTGTTGCTGTCCTTCGTCGCCTCGGCCTCGTCGACCATCTTCTGGAGCTGGCCCGCGATGGTCGCGTCGCCCTTCGCCGAGCGGCGGTCGATCACCTGCACCGAGATGAACTTCGCGGCCGCGTTGTTGATCTTCGGCAGGAGCTCGACGAGCTTCGGCCGCGCGGCATCGCCGCCGAGCACGCCGACCATGTACGCGCTCTTCATGCCGACGAACTGCTTGTCACCGACGTGCGAGTTCGGATCCGCGAGCTTGCCGTAGTAGCAGTCGAGCTTGTCGCCGCACTCCTTCAGGAGGTCGGTGGCCGTCTTGTATTCCTTCTCGTAGCCCTTGCCGAGCGTGGAAGGCTTGCCATCGGGGCCGTTGATCTTGGAGTTGAAGAGCTTGTCGACCTCGGGGATCTGGTCGGCCTTCATGAGCTTCATCGCCGTGAGCAGCGTCGCGGCGCGCATCGGCTCGAGGTCGGCGTCCTCGCCCTTCGCGTCGAGCGCGTTCTTCACCATCCAGGGCACGAGGTTCGCGTCGAAGAGGTAGCCCATCGTCTCGAGGAGCTGATCACGCGCGCCGACGCCGGGCGGGATCGTCATCGTGATCGAGGTCT
Protein-coding sequences here:
- a CDS encoding sulfatase — translated: MTSPHASSRGTLLAALSAGATGGLGATLADAILLVLRSRTPPAPLREIAGAIAAAGAAYLGAGLLGGAAFALAAVLARRGASTPDSPEARARRVDRLTALLLVGGLSLTLIAVTNHATTLPATLKRHVFVAAGVLLAAAAFALAFGLARRAVDLALSLFAARRWALPVLLATGELAAILSFLRAPYSQQTYVALVAASFGVACLACISLLRRISRRAQAALSLGALAWVAAISITGTSARGYHLLRMGRTLPSAFLRELPRLRPEPFADELTRAVTLATAPPPTTPAVAEPPAPNAPTTRDDILLVTIDTLRADRLYGPAGVIDTHMPAFSALAAESVVFRHAYASAPATIGAVTRIMTGKPERDLVHLAVRSSVAAPLSPDTNTVARRLGALGYETVALVGGRLISYYPSLALGFSRVVEENGRAPLRAPDLVDAFTRIASRPDRRAPLFTWIHFMEPHDHAQLPQPIPTGYAEAVRLVDAELGRLVSFLRASPRWSATTLLVLADHGEGLGERGLVHHGLAHPLHITIPFVARFPGVAPRVEASAVGHVDVAPTLLAAAGVLDANLPGRPLQVSPGGSEGLTRSIVFENVGYAETAIPMEIGVVRFPWFYSFDVRARRSVLVDLEADPEGYFNLADERPEEAAHLAESLAGSLR
- a CDS encoding sigma 54-interacting transcriptional regulator, whose product is MLVLEVTQGIAAGRTFEVGEEVVRIGRAPSNDVVLEDQHVSGEHARIVVGADRAALHDLRSTNGTTLVRSDERKRVTPETGPVELESGDVVELGTGDNVAALRVTLSDDGDKARVVQIKPIEEIVPAAAAIERDPGLLSKLYAAQKRIGAGSDLDQVLIEVADASLFLVPSATHATVILRDDEDGRDPGAAAYVPVMTRVRLANGAGGPPRGPVPVARSVYRKVVKERAAVLAADAPTDVGRTESIMGASIRSTIGVPLFRGEDIIGVLQIDNRSAPGMLHAHDVELLGVLAYNASLAVANARLIKRLVSAEERLQKENTFLKGREEKRRGGKDVVIIGQSEPMQRVLTQIQKVVNTRVTVLLEGETGTGKEVMAARIHYGSNRRDKLFVAQNCAALTETLLESELFGHKKGSFTGATEDKKGLFEIADGGTLFLDEITETPLSLQSKLLRALQEGEIRPVGATTPKHVNVRIVTATNRNLEEEVRKGRFREDLYYRLSQFPLRLPPLRERREDIPLLASHFLQRYAEELGKHVGGFSQQAMELMVAYDWPGNVRELQNEVQRIVIQLDPGAFATPDLLSPRIRQVEGLVNRAGVTRGTLKDMMDVVEKYLLLEALRDHNNNKTNAAKTLGITREGLHKKLRQYGI